The Boseongicola sp. DNA segment TGCCTTCGTCGCCCCGCCTTTGTCGCTCTGCACCGACAATGCCGCGATGATCGCATGGGCGGGCATCGAACTGCGCAACATCGACCATTCGGGGATGACCCCGCTAATCGCAAGGCCACGCTGGCCCCTTGACCCCCGCCCCCCTGCCCTGATTGGCTCGGGCAAGAAAGGAGCCAAAGCATGACTGAGATAGGTGTACTGGGTGCAGGTGCTTTCGGCACATCCCTTGCGCTCGCCCTTTCCTTGGATGGATCGCAGGTATCGCTTTGGTGCCGCGATGCCGACGTAGCCCGTCAAATGTCCAAGTCCCGCAAATCGGGCCCACGCTTGCCGGGGCACAGTTTGCCCGATTCATTGACTATTCAAACGAATATCGACGATGTGAAGGCAAATATCTGCCTTCTCGCCGTGCCCACCCAACAGCTCAGCGGTTTCTTGGCAAATTCGCCTGGCCTGGCAAACCGAACGCTCGTCGCTTGTTGCAAGGGTATCGACCGACGCACAGGGCTTGGCCCTGTCGAGACAATTCACGCGGTTCTTCCGTCGGCGTCGCCAGCACTACTCACCGGACCCAGTTTTGCCGCCGATATCGCCAAGGGATTGCCCACTGCCCTTGTTCTTGCAGCAAAGGAAGATGCGAGGGCCGAAACAATTCAAGAGGCTCTGTCTCGTCCCAGACTTCGGCTCTACCGAACGACTGATACAATCGGCGCCGAACTTGGTGGAGCGCTCAAAAATGTCATCGCACTGGCCGCTGGCATGGCCATTGGTGCTGGCTTCGGCGACAGCGCCCGCGCCTCTGTCATCGCACGCGGATTTGCCGAGATGTCACGATATGCAGCATCAAAAGGGGC contains these protein-coding regions:
- a CDS encoding NAD(P)H-dependent glycerol-3-phosphate dehydrogenase, whose amino-acid sequence is MTEIGVLGAGAFGTSLALALSLDGSQVSLWCRDADVARQMSKSRKSGPRLPGHSLPDSLTIQTNIDDVKANICLLAVPTQQLSGFLANSPGLANRTLVACCKGIDRRTGLGPVETIHAVLPSASPALLTGPSFAADIAKGLPTALVLAAKEDARAETIQEALSRPRLRLYRTTDTIGAELGGALKNVIALAAGMAIGAGFGDSARASVIARGFAEMSRYAASKGALLETLHGLSGLGDLVLTCTSEKSRNFNAGQQFGRSEPPAASTIEGIATAAAIAQDADRSGLDMPLTQAVAAVTQGTLDVSTAVGNLLSRPVRKE